AGTTGATTACATAAACGCTCATGGAACTTCGACGGGCTTAAATGACAAAATGGAGGCCGGAATGATTAATAAAGTTTTCGGCGAACACGCAAAAAATATCACTGTTACATCAACAAAATCAATGATAGGTCATTGCTTAGGTGCTGCCGGAGGTCTTGAGGTCATCGCGTCAATTCAGGCAATCGAAGAAGGTTATATTCACCCGACTTTAAATTATGAGACTCCAGATCCTGAGTGCGATATAAATATTTCAACTGGTGCAGGTGTCAATCGCAAAGTTGATAGATTGCTTGTAAATAGTTTCGGTTTTGGCGGTCATAATGGAGTCTTAGCTTTTGGGAGATACGGCCTTGAGTGAAATTGAATTAGAGCCTCTGCGCAGGATGCCTAAACTTTATGAGCCTGATGTGAAATTTCTTGAAGATGAGCTTGGCTATACTTTTGACGATAGATATTTACTTGAGGAGGCTTTGTCTCATTCTTCATTTGCTCATGAGTACGGGTTTCATTATAACAATGAGAGATTAGAATTTCTCGGCGATTCTATATTGAGCTTTGTGATTGCTCGTGCATTATTCAAGATGTACCCGGACGCTAACGAAGGAGAATTAACGAGAATGCGCGCAGAACTCGTGAAGAGCGACTCACTTTATCGCAAGGCCGAGGCTTTGAGAATCCCATTTTTATTGTTGCACGGGCACGCGATGAAGACCGGAGAACTACCGCAGTCAATTTGCGGGAATGCTTTAGAGGCTTTAATCGGCGCAGTTTGTCTTGATGGGGGAGTCGGTTCTGCTGAAAGAGTGATAAAAAAATTGTTCCTCAGAGACGCAGAAGAACAAGGAGCAGGGCCAGACCCTAAATTAAATCTTCAAATGTGGCTGCAAGCGCGCGCTATGCCTTTACCGAAATATGAGCTTATCTCAACAAAGGGGCCTTCACACGCTCCAACGTTTGAAGTAAGACTCAGGATGTGCGGTTTTGAACATGTAGAGTCAGACAGAACGAGAAAAGGTGCAGAAGCAAAAGTAGCTGATTTGATTCTTCACGATTTGAGGGAAAAATTTGGCGCGTAAGTTTTTGGCACTGATTATAATTTTACTTTTTTGCGGAGCTAGTTATCCTGATGAGAAATTGCGTATTGCTGTAACTCATCCATGGCTGGCTCTGCTGGCTTCATTTATCGGGGGGCCGGAAGTCGAGATTACACCCTTGCGAGTCTGGAATAATAACGGAGATTTAGTAATGGCCGAAAAAGGGAAGACTCTGCGCGAACTCGATAAAGAATCTCGAATCATTGCACTTGACTCAAATGATTTAAAAGCTGCCGGCATTGACGGAAAAAATAATTTTGTCGTGAGGTGCTTATATTCGCCGTTCCCTGTAAAATTGACATCACTTGCGGATCCTTCAGTTATTCCATTTGTAGCGCAAAGAATTTTAACGGCCTTGTCTGAATGGGACGTGCAGAATTATTCGCATTATCAGCGCAGACTCGCAGAATTTCAAGCGAGATTATCAAGTTCGATTTTAGTCGGCCAAGTTCTGAAGGATATTACATTTTGTGATTTGTCGGGGTCTAGCGGCGTTTTGTTGATGGCA
The Synergistaceae bacterium DNA segment above includes these coding regions:
- the rnc gene encoding ribonuclease III, translating into MSEIELEPLRRMPKLYEPDVKFLEDELGYTFDDRYLLEEALSHSSFAHEYGFHYNNERLEFLGDSILSFVIARALFKMYPDANEGELTRMRAELVKSDSLYRKAEALRIPFLLLHGHAMKTGELPQSICGNALEALIGAVCLDGGVGSAERVIKKLFLRDAEEQGAGPDPKLNLQMWLQARAMPLPKYELISTKGPSHAPTFEVRLRMCGFEHVESDRTRKGAEAKVADLILHDLREKFGA